A DNA window from Jaculus jaculus isolate mJacJac1 chromosome 1, mJacJac1.mat.Y.cur, whole genome shotgun sequence contains the following coding sequences:
- the LOC101594130 gene encoding olfactory receptor 5B12-like isoform X2 yields MENSTEVTEFILVGLTDDPDLQIPFFIVFLLIYLSTVLGNLGMVTLILLDPHLHIPMYFFLSHLSLVDLGYSSAVTPKVMAGLFSRDRIMSHTACGTQFFFFAGFITCESFLLATMAYDRCVAVCQPLHYTTIMTTNTCACLTIGSYVCGFLNASIHTGNIFRLSFCKSNVVDHFFCDAPPLLALSCSDTSVTEIVIFSVVGFNVLFSIVVISVSYLLIFFTILRMRSSEGRQKAFSTCTSHLTAVSIFYGTVIFMYLQPSSTHSMGTDKMASVFYTMVIPMLNPLVYSLRNKEVKAATLRLQSKF; encoded by the exons ATGGAGAACAGTACCGAGGTGACTGAGTTCATTCTTGTGGGCTTAACTGATGACCCAGACCTCCAGATCCCGTTCTTCATTGTCTTCCTTCTCATCTACCTCAGCACTGTGTTGGGGAACCTGGGGATGGTCACCCTGATTCTGCTGGACCCTCATCTCCACAtacccatgtacttcttcctcagtCACCTCTCCCTGGTGGACTTGGGTTATTCTTCAGCAGTCACTCCCAAGGTGATGGCAGGGCTCTTCTCAAGAGACAGAATCATGTCTCACACGGCTTGTGGCACCCAGTTCTTCTTCTTTGCAGGCTTCATCACCTGTGAAAGTTTTCTCTTGGCTACGATGGCCTACGACCGCTGTGTAGCAGTGTGTCAACCACTGCATTATACCACCATCATGACCACAAACACGTGTGCTTGTCTCACCATAGGCTCCTATGTCTGTGGCTTCCTGAATGCCTCCATTCATACAGGGAACATCTTTAGGCTCTCCTTCTGCAAGTCCAATGTGGTTGACCACTTTTTCTGTGATGCCCCTCCTCTCCTGGCACTCTCATGCTCAGACACCTCTGTTACTGAGATTGTTATTTTTTCTGTAGTGGGTTTTAACGTGCTTTTCTCTATTGTGGTCATCTCTGTCTCTTACCTGCTTATATTCTTCACCATCCTGAGGATGCGATCATCTGAAGGACGGCAGAAGGCCTTTTCTACCTGTACTTCTCACCTCACTGCTGTCTCCATCTTCTATGGAACTGTCATCTTCATGTACTTACAGCCCAGCTCCACTCACTCCATGGGCACTGACAAGATGGCATCTGTCTTCTACACTATGGTCATCCCCATGTTGAACCCTCTTGTCTACAGCCTGAGAAACAAGGAGGTTAAGGCT gccaccctgagactacagagtaaattctag
- the LOC101594130 gene encoding olfactory receptor 5B12-like isoform X1 — MENSTEVTEFILVGLTDDPDLQIPFFIVFLLIYLSTVLGNLGMVTLILLDPHLHIPMYFFLSHLSLVDLGYSSAVTPKVMAGLFSRDRIMSHTACGTQFFFFAGFITCESFLLATMAYDRCVAVCQPLHYTTIMTTNTCACLTIGSYVCGFLNASIHTGNIFRLSFCKSNVVDHFFCDAPPLLALSCSDTSVTEIVIFSVVGFNVLFSIVVISVSYLLIFFTILRMRSSEGRQKAFSTCTSHLTAVSIFYGTVIFMYLQPSSTHSMGTDKMASVFYTMVIPMLNPLVYSLRNKEVKAAFERLWKKQSHP; from the coding sequence ATGGAGAACAGTACCGAGGTGACTGAGTTCATTCTTGTGGGCTTAACTGATGACCCAGACCTCCAGATCCCGTTCTTCATTGTCTTCCTTCTCATCTACCTCAGCACTGTGTTGGGGAACCTGGGGATGGTCACCCTGATTCTGCTGGACCCTCATCTCCACAtacccatgtacttcttcctcagtCACCTCTCCCTGGTGGACTTGGGTTATTCTTCAGCAGTCACTCCCAAGGTGATGGCAGGGCTCTTCTCAAGAGACAGAATCATGTCTCACACGGCTTGTGGCACCCAGTTCTTCTTCTTTGCAGGCTTCATCACCTGTGAAAGTTTTCTCTTGGCTACGATGGCCTACGACCGCTGTGTAGCAGTGTGTCAACCACTGCATTATACCACCATCATGACCACAAACACGTGTGCTTGTCTCACCATAGGCTCCTATGTCTGTGGCTTCCTGAATGCCTCCATTCATACAGGGAACATCTTTAGGCTCTCCTTCTGCAAGTCCAATGTGGTTGACCACTTTTTCTGTGATGCCCCTCCTCTCCTGGCACTCTCATGCTCAGACACCTCTGTTACTGAGATTGTTATTTTTTCTGTAGTGGGTTTTAACGTGCTTTTCTCTATTGTGGTCATCTCTGTCTCTTACCTGCTTATATTCTTCACCATCCTGAGGATGCGATCATCTGAAGGACGGCAGAAGGCCTTTTCTACCTGTACTTCTCACCTCACTGCTGTCTCCATCTTCTATGGAACTGTCATCTTCATGTACTTACAGCCCAGCTCCACTCACTCCATGGGCACTGACAAGATGGCATCTGTCTTCTACACTATGGTCATCCCCATGTTGAACCCTCTTGTCTACAGCCTGAGAAACAAGGAGGTTAAGGCTGCCTTTGAGAGACTGTGGAAAAAGCAAAGTCATCCATAG